The genomic stretch CAGCTACGACTTCTCTTCGCAATAATGAGCCTCGTCTGTTTCATGTGAACTATTGGCATTTTTAGCTGGACATACCCCGGGCTTTTTCTGAACCTTGAGCATACTTATGCGACTGATTGAGATGGAAAGGCAAGGCATGATTGATGGAATATGGGTGGTGGACACGGTAATTAGCGTCTTCTCAAAACGCACGCATCTTGGCCTACACTTCTTGTACAGTACCCACTTGAAACGGGGATACGCATTGCGTTATTGAGCGAGCGAGGTGTGGGATGGGTACGTGTTGGCACGCAACGTTAGGTTCTTCATACTCTGTATTATACCAAGGGACGACTAAGCCGGTGCTGTAGCAGCACCACAAGGCGAAAAGACGGCATACAGTCGGCTTTGCACCAAACTTGTTGATAGCAGGGGTGACGCTAGCTCGTGCAGTGAAAGGACGCGGATGTTGCTTCCCTTTGGCTGGGATATCCCCGCTGAGAAATTGCGATGACGCCATTCGCCACGTGGATTCAGGCACCGATGAAATTATTTCTCTGTTGCTGTAGCCCAACGTCGAAAGCTATACTCAACTTTAAGCTACCACGCGAAATATAAGCTCAACGAGATATCTCTGAAGTACAGTCACTAGCAAGATGAAGGCATACTGGTTCGACAACCTTCCAGTAATGCTCCACATATCCGCAATGGCGTACATCATCTGACTCACATCGACAGGGCGACCAACGCCAACCCCACAACTCTGGGCGCTCAGTTGACCCAAACTACCTGCAAAAGCTGGGCGTTATCTACTACCACGTACCCGAGGTCTCCGGTGTTGACGAGATCGCCACATCCCGCAATTACAAGAATCGTGATGAAATCACCGTCAGCCCGGAGAAGATGGGTGATATTTACGAGGAGAAAGTCAAGTCTTTCTTTCACGAGCACTTGCACGAAGACGAAGAAATTAGATACATTCTAGATGGCGCGGGTTATTTCGACGTCAGGAGCGAGGTGGACGACTGGGTGAGGATCTGGCTTGAGAAGGGTGACTTGATCATTCTGCCAAGTGGGATCTATCACCGATTTACTACTGATGAGCAGAACGTAAGTGCATTCTGCATTATTATGGCTGCGGTGCTGAAAACACATAGTATACAAGGGCCATGCGCTTGTTCAAGGACGAGCCGAAGTGGACGCCGCTTAACAGGGGAGAGGAGACGGACGAGAACCAGTACCGGAAGGAGTATCTGAAGCTCAGACAAGGGCTTACAACTTGAGTTCTACTAGTTGCGTGCTGGGGAAAAAGCAGTTTTCGCCGCACAATTGACCATGCCTAAAACTGCAATCCGCGTCTTCTCATTTCCCCAGCTTCTCCTCTTTTCGCTTAAATCCCGCATACGTTCCCTCCACATCCCGCACCACGTTTCCCGATACTCTACCAAACTGTGATGAGATGCTCACATAGCGGCCCG from Pyrenophora tritici-repentis strain M4 chromosome 1, whole genome shotgun sequence encodes the following:
- a CDS encoding ARD multi-domain protein, which gives rise to MKAYWFDNLPGDQRQPHNSGRSVDPNYLQKLGVIYYHVPEVSGVDEIATSRNYKNRDEITVSPEKMGDIYEEKVKSFFHEHLHEDEEIRYILDGAGYFDVRSEVDDWVRIWLEKGDLIILPSGIYHRFTTDEQNYTRAMRLFKDEPKWTPLNRGEETDENQYRKEYLKLRQGLTT